From a region of the Alnus glutinosa chromosome 1, dhAlnGlut1.1, whole genome shotgun sequence genome:
- the LOC133865376 gene encoding uncharacterized protein LOC133865376, which translates to MVHAGRMELQVWLGREVLSSRWLPTLLEGIGQLWSCCPNGAAGVEEAARRVLLPMLSIRCFSSQVLCCSSRVVQVQKRVAAVPLSGRRDVVSSSTRISARQECNSVHGFWRCKHAFPCASLLVSRIAIAQRTFWISPPRALLLVAKFTSVIGT; encoded by the exons ATGGTGCATGCTGGCCGAATG GAGCTACAGGTCTGGCTTGGGCGTGAGGTGCTGTCCAGCAGGTGGCTGCCCACGCTCTTGGAGGGAATCGGTCAGCTTTGGAGTTGCTGTCCGAATGGTGCTGCTGGCGTGGAGGAAGCTGCCAGGCGTGTCCTGCTGCCCATGCTGTCCATTCGGTGCTTCAGCTCCCAAGTCTTGTGCTGCTCTTCACGTGTTGTCCAAGTGCAGAAGAGAGTTGCTGCTGTCCCCTTGAGTGGAAGGAGGGATGTTGTTTCCAGCAGCACTCGAATAAGTGCTAGACAAGAGTGCAATTCAGTGCATGGGTTTTGGAGGTGCAAGCATGCATTTCCTTGTGCTTCCCTTTTGGTTTCACGCATTGCTATAGCCCAAAGAACATTCTGGATTTCACCTCCACGTGCACTACTTTTGGTTGCCAAGTTCACATCCGTAATTGGGACTTAA